From the Clavibacter phaseoli genome, one window contains:
- a CDS encoding patatin-like phospholipase family protein, whose translation MSGTERDTTTPTRGLVLGGGGVAGIAWETGLLSGLIAAGVDLGAADTVVGTSAGSVVAINLRAGAIDAAYDEHFVDVAGMAEPTGSRDLARTVEVIGEGVASTEGEIPTRQRIGEFALEEYDPEVDDAASVERIGQLLPIRDWPEQDLRITAVDAGTGRFTVFDKESGADLVRASAASCAVPGVFPPVTIDGRPYMDGGMRSGTNADVVADHERILVVACGPEAPQSGMGPTLSTVVQQLRGRADVLVIQADAESTAAFGENSLLLSTRKASAEAGRRQAERLAEEIRAFWG comes from the coding sequence ATGAGCGGGACCGAGCGGGACACGACCACGCCGACGCGGGGACTGGTGCTGGGCGGCGGCGGCGTCGCCGGGATCGCGTGGGAGACGGGACTGCTCTCGGGCCTCATCGCCGCGGGCGTGGACCTCGGCGCGGCCGACACGGTCGTCGGCACCTCGGCCGGATCCGTCGTCGCGATCAACCTGCGCGCGGGCGCCATCGACGCCGCCTACGACGAGCACTTCGTCGACGTGGCCGGCATGGCCGAGCCGACCGGCAGCCGCGACCTCGCGCGCACGGTCGAGGTCATCGGCGAGGGCGTCGCGAGCACCGAGGGCGAGATCCCCACGCGCCAGCGCATCGGCGAGTTCGCGCTCGAGGAGTACGACCCCGAGGTGGACGACGCGGCGAGCGTCGAGCGCATCGGCCAGCTGCTGCCCATCCGCGACTGGCCCGAGCAGGATCTCCGCATCACCGCGGTCGACGCCGGCACCGGCCGCTTCACCGTGTTCGACAAGGAGTCCGGCGCCGACCTCGTGCGCGCGTCCGCCGCGAGCTGCGCCGTCCCCGGCGTCTTCCCGCCCGTCACCATCGACGGCCGCCCCTACATGGACGGCGGCATGCGCTCCGGCACGAACGCCGACGTCGTCGCCGACCACGAGCGGATCCTCGTCGTCGCGTGCGGCCCCGAGGCTCCGCAGAGCGGCATGGGCCCGACGCTCTCCACCGTGGTGCAGCAGCTCCGCGGCCGGGCCGACGTGCTCGTGATCCAGGCCGACGCCGAGAGCACGGCCGCCTTCGGCGAGAACTCGCTCCTGCTCTCGACCCGGAAGGCGTCCGCCGAGGCGGGCCGCCGCCAGGCCGAGCGCCTGGCCGAGGAGATCCGCGCCTTCTGGGGCTGA
- the idi gene encoding isopentenyl-diphosphate Delta-isomerase has translation MSQHTELVVLLDDDGETIGTAPKATVHTRDTALHLAFSCHVFDAEGRILVTRRAIGKLTWPGVWTNSFCGHPAPGEDMLEAVHRRAEQELGLTLASVELVLPDFRYRATDAAGVVENEICPVFRAVAATPVDPRPEEVGEFQWVDPEELIPAVAHTPWAFSPWLTLQLPLLYPEHAAHAGLADAVPAA, from the coding sequence ATGTCACAGCACACCGAGCTCGTCGTCCTCCTGGACGACGACGGCGAGACCATCGGGACGGCGCCCAAGGCGACGGTCCACACCCGCGACACCGCGCTGCACCTCGCGTTCTCGTGCCACGTCTTCGACGCCGAGGGGCGGATCCTCGTCACGCGCCGCGCCATCGGCAAGCTCACCTGGCCGGGCGTCTGGACCAACTCCTTCTGCGGCCACCCCGCGCCCGGCGAGGACATGCTCGAGGCCGTGCACCGCCGCGCCGAGCAGGAGCTCGGGCTGACGCTCGCGTCGGTCGAGCTCGTGCTGCCGGACTTCCGCTACCGCGCCACCGACGCCGCGGGCGTCGTCGAGAACGAGATCTGCCCGGTCTTCCGCGCCGTGGCCGCGACGCCGGTGGACCCGCGGCCCGAGGAGGTGGGCGAGTTCCAGTGGGTGGATCCCGAGGAGCTCATCCCCGCGGTCGCCCACACGCCGTGGGCCTTCAGCCCGTGGCTCACGCTCCAGCTGCCGCTGCTCTACCCGGAGCACGCGGCGCACGCCGGGCTCGCGGACGCGGTGCCCGCCGCCTGA
- a CDS encoding polyprenyl synthetase family protein, with protein sequence MDATNLAAVSTTRQAHVNGVLDAFFARSLVRAEVMGPEYVKLWRTLESNTAGGKRFRPRMVMAAYDGLGGQDVQAAAHVGAAFEMLHTALIVHDDVIDRDFTRRGGPNVSGAYRDIATTQGLPQPLAEHRGMSAAVIAGDLALVNAYRLIDASGVRDLTRSHLMEILDDAVFASAAGELIDVEFSLTADVPSVDEILRMERLKTAVYSFEAPLQAGAVLAGASPAIVSALGDFGRDIGIAYQVVDDVLGVFGDEQETGKTNLGDLREGKRTVLIAHAVRSSEWGEISSLVGKDDLSRGEAALVRSVLESSGARAYAEGVARDLAVAAVARLDDPVVPEALRRELAPVAESVLGRIR encoded by the coding sequence GTGGACGCCACCAACCTCGCTGCCGTCTCCACGACGAGGCAGGCCCATGTGAACGGCGTGCTGGACGCGTTCTTCGCCCGCTCGCTCGTCCGGGCCGAGGTCATGGGCCCCGAGTACGTGAAGCTGTGGCGCACGCTCGAGTCGAACACCGCGGGCGGCAAGCGCTTCCGCCCCCGCATGGTCATGGCCGCGTACGACGGCCTCGGCGGCCAGGACGTGCAGGCCGCGGCCCACGTCGGCGCCGCGTTCGAGATGCTCCACACCGCGCTCATCGTCCACGACGACGTCATCGACCGCGACTTCACCCGGCGCGGCGGCCCCAACGTCTCCGGCGCCTACCGCGACATCGCCACCACGCAGGGCCTGCCCCAGCCGCTCGCCGAGCACCGCGGCATGTCGGCCGCCGTCATCGCGGGGGACCTGGCGCTCGTCAACGCGTACCGCCTCATCGACGCGAGCGGCGTGCGCGACCTCACCCGGTCGCACCTGATGGAGATCCTCGACGACGCCGTGTTCGCGTCCGCCGCGGGCGAGCTCATCGACGTCGAGTTCTCCCTCACCGCGGACGTGCCGAGCGTCGACGAGATCCTCCGCATGGAGCGCCTCAAGACCGCCGTGTACTCGTTCGAGGCGCCGCTGCAGGCGGGCGCCGTGCTCGCCGGCGCGAGCCCCGCGATCGTCTCCGCGCTCGGCGACTTCGGCCGCGACATCGGCATCGCCTACCAGGTGGTCGACGACGTGCTCGGCGTCTTCGGCGACGAGCAGGAGACCGGCAAGACCAACCTCGGCGACCTGCGCGAGGGCAAGCGCACCGTGCTCATCGCGCACGCCGTCCGCTCGTCGGAGTGGGGCGAGATCAGCTCGCTCGTCGGCAAGGACGACCTCTCCCGTGGCGAGGCGGCGCTCGTCCGCTCGGTGCTGGAGAGCTCGGGCGCGCGCGCCTACGCCGAGGGCGTGGCGCGGGACCTCGCGGTCGCCGCCGTGGCGCGCCTCGACGACCCGGTGGTGCCGGAGGCCCTCCGCCGGGAGCTCGCGCCCGTCGCGGAGTCCGTGCTCGGGCGCATCCGATGA
- the crtI gene encoding phytoene desaturase family protein — MTRRLPGRRPAAPEAPTGLEKYDRVAQETASVVIRRYSTSFGLASRLLGADVRQHIENVYALVRVADEIVDGAAAGAGVDPAHVEALLDALEQETEDAMLRGYSTNLVVHAFAITARRAGFGAELTAPFFASMRMDLRRMEHTPASFTEYVYGSAEVVGLMCLRAFLVGHATTRPERIRFEEGAKRLGAAFQKVNFLRDLAADHGALGRSYFPGVDVQTFSEADKERILDDIDHDLRMSGAVIPDLPASSRRAVALAQGLFAELTVRLRDTPASELVRTRVRVPDPVKARIALAAAAGAEPSGVDGRLVRRSRAPRVHAVRPAPTQPAPSDPEQQESAMTAPTAIVIGGGIAGLASASLLARDGYRVTLVEGRDEVGGRAGSWDKDGFRFDLGPSWYLMPEVFDHFFKLMGTSAAEQLDLVRLPGYRVLFEGESEPIDIRDSREANLDLFESVEPGSRPAMARYLDSAKDVYEVAKKRFLYTTFSDYRPLLKRDVVTRTGTLAKLLLTPLETHVARYVKDRRLRQILGYPAVFLGSSPKLAPSMYHLMSHLDLEDGVLYPQGGLITVIDAIASVARAEGVEIRTGAPVSRILTEPTKAGRARARGVQITTDAGTETLEADVVVSTADLHHTETELIPEAFRTYPQSYWDKATAGPGAVLVYLGVKGGLPELHHHTLLFTEDWDENFSRIFPPKGGTTSVPDPASIYVCKPSATDPSVAPEGHENVFILVPIPADPTIGRGGIDGAGDARVEEIADRAIQQISDWAGIPDLADRIVLRRTSGPGDFAADLHSWKGTILGPAHTLTQSAMFRAGNTSKKVDGLHYAGGSTIPGIGLPMCLISAEILVKRLRGDVSTGPGAEPLVRTVGRPVV; from the coding sequence ATGACGCGTCGCCTCCCCGGCCGCCGGCCCGCCGCCCCCGAGGCACCCACGGGCCTCGAGAAGTACGACCGCGTGGCGCAGGAGACGGCCTCCGTCGTGATCCGCCGCTACTCCACCTCCTTCGGGCTCGCGTCGCGCCTGCTCGGCGCCGACGTCCGCCAGCACATCGAGAACGTCTACGCGCTCGTGCGCGTGGCCGACGAGATCGTCGACGGCGCCGCGGCCGGCGCCGGCGTGGATCCCGCGCACGTCGAGGCCCTGCTGGATGCGCTGGAGCAGGAGACCGAGGACGCGATGCTGCGCGGCTACAGCACGAACCTCGTGGTGCACGCCTTCGCGATCACCGCCCGCCGCGCCGGATTCGGCGCCGAGCTCACCGCGCCGTTCTTCGCCTCCATGCGCATGGACCTGCGGCGGATGGAGCACACCCCGGCGTCCTTCACCGAGTACGTCTACGGATCCGCCGAGGTCGTCGGCCTCATGTGCCTGCGCGCGTTCCTCGTCGGCCACGCGACCACGCGCCCCGAGCGGATCCGCTTCGAGGAGGGCGCCAAGCGCCTGGGCGCCGCATTCCAGAAGGTCAACTTCCTGCGCGACCTCGCCGCCGACCACGGCGCGCTCGGCCGCAGCTACTTCCCCGGCGTCGACGTCCAGACCTTCTCGGAGGCCGACAAGGAGCGCATCCTCGACGACATCGACCACGACCTGCGCATGTCCGGCGCCGTGATCCCCGACCTCCCCGCCTCCAGCCGCCGTGCCGTCGCGCTCGCGCAGGGCCTGTTCGCCGAGCTCACCGTGCGCCTGCGCGACACGCCCGCGTCGGAGCTCGTGCGCACGCGCGTGCGGGTGCCGGATCCCGTCAAGGCCCGCATCGCGCTCGCCGCCGCCGCGGGAGCCGAGCCCTCCGGCGTCGACGGCCGCCTCGTCCGCCGCTCGCGCGCCCCCCGCGTGCACGCAGTCCGTCCCGCCCCGACCCAGCCCGCCCCGTCCGACCCCGAGCAGCAGGAGAGCGCCATGACCGCACCCACCGCCATCGTGATCGGCGGCGGGATCGCCGGCCTCGCCTCCGCGTCGCTCCTCGCCCGCGACGGCTACCGCGTCACCCTCGTGGAGGGCCGCGACGAGGTCGGCGGCCGCGCGGGCTCCTGGGACAAGGACGGCTTCCGCTTCGACCTCGGCCCCAGCTGGTACCTCATGCCCGAGGTGTTCGACCACTTCTTCAAGCTCATGGGCACGAGCGCCGCCGAGCAGCTCGACCTCGTGCGCCTGCCCGGCTACCGCGTGCTCTTCGAGGGCGAGAGCGAGCCCATCGACATCCGCGACTCCCGCGAGGCGAACCTCGACCTGTTCGAGAGCGTCGAGCCCGGATCCCGCCCCGCGATGGCCCGCTACCTCGACTCCGCGAAGGACGTCTACGAGGTCGCGAAGAAGCGCTTCCTCTACACGACCTTCTCCGACTACCGGCCGCTGCTGAAGCGCGACGTCGTCACCCGCACGGGCACGCTCGCGAAGCTGCTGCTCACGCCGCTCGAGACGCACGTGGCCCGCTACGTGAAGGACCGCCGCCTCCGCCAGATCCTCGGCTACCCGGCCGTGTTCCTCGGCTCCTCGCCCAAGCTCGCGCCGAGCATGTACCACCTGATGAGCCACCTCGACCTCGAGGACGGCGTGCTCTACCCGCAGGGCGGCCTCATCACCGTCATCGACGCGATCGCGAGCGTCGCGCGGGCCGAGGGCGTCGAGATCCGCACCGGCGCGCCCGTCTCGCGCATCCTCACCGAGCCGACGAAGGCCGGGCGGGCCCGGGCGCGAGGCGTGCAGATCACGACCGACGCCGGCACCGAGACCCTCGAGGCCGACGTGGTCGTCTCCACCGCCGACCTGCACCACACCGAGACCGAGCTCATCCCCGAGGCGTTCCGCACCTACCCGCAGTCGTACTGGGACAAGGCCACCGCGGGCCCCGGCGCCGTGCTCGTGTACTTGGGGGTGAAGGGCGGCCTGCCCGAGCTGCACCACCACACGCTGCTGTTCACGGAGGACTGGGACGAGAACTTCTCCCGCATCTTCCCGCCGAAGGGCGGCACGACCTCGGTGCCGGATCCCGCGAGCATCTACGTCTGCAAGCCCAGTGCCACCGACCCGTCGGTCGCGCCCGAGGGCCACGAGAACGTCTTCATCCTGGTGCCGATCCCCGCCGACCCGACCATCGGCCGCGGCGGCATCGACGGCGCCGGGGACGCGCGCGTCGAGGAGATCGCCGACCGCGCCATCCAGCAGATCAGCGACTGGGCCGGCATCCCCGACCTCGCCGACCGCATCGTGCTCCGCCGCACCTCGGGCCCCGGCGACTTCGCCGCCGACCTGCACTCCTGGAAGGGCACGATCCTCGGGCCCGCACACACGCTCACGCAGTCGGCCATGTTCCGCGCCGGCAACACGAGCAAGAAGGTCGACGGGCTGCACTACGCCGGCGGGTCCACCATCCCCGGCATCGGCCTGCCCATGTGCCTCATCAGCGCGGAGATCCTCGTGAAGCGCCTCCGCGGCGACGTGTCGACCGGGCCGGGCGCCGAGCCTCTCGTGCGCACGGTCGGCCGCCCGGTGGTCTGA
- a CDS encoding lycopene cyclase domain-containing protein yields the protein MGLVYLVLLLVAIGCMMLIDRRWRLFFWRDRTAAALTTLIGVAFFLAWDVAGISQGIFFRGETSFMTGILVGPELPLEEVFFLTLLCYLTMNLVNGFSRLADHHVARARERANR from the coding sequence ATGGGGCTCGTCTACCTCGTGCTGCTGCTCGTCGCGATCGGCTGCATGATGCTCATCGACCGGCGCTGGCGCCTGTTCTTCTGGCGGGACCGCACGGCGGCGGCGCTCACGACCCTCATCGGCGTCGCGTTCTTCCTCGCGTGGGACGTCGCCGGCATCTCGCAGGGCATCTTCTTCCGCGGCGAGACGTCGTTCATGACGGGGATCCTCGTGGGCCCGGAGCTGCCGCTCGAGGAGGTCTTCTTCCTCACGCTGCTCTGCTACCTCACGATGAACCTCGTCAACGGGTTCAGCCGCCTCGCCGACCACCACGTCGCCCGGGCGAGGGAGCGCGCGAACCGATGA
- a CDS encoding lycopene cyclase domain-containing protein, whose amino-acid sequence MSYLVLDLLFLIPVAVVGFLFRRLLLREANAVPYGSSRFDYPEYYWYRRMPVAILLVMTLIFDNVMIRVGLVGYDPDKLVGLILGVAPIEDFAYAIAALVLLPAVWYLLRRRRAVSGIEAHE is encoded by the coding sequence ATGAGCTACCTCGTGCTCGACCTGCTGTTCCTGATCCCCGTCGCGGTCGTCGGGTTCCTGTTCCGCCGCCTGCTGCTGCGCGAGGCGAACGCGGTGCCGTACGGATCCAGCCGCTTCGACTACCCCGAGTACTACTGGTACCGGCGCATGCCCGTCGCGATCCTGCTCGTGATGACGCTGATCTTCGACAACGTCATGATCCGCGTCGGCCTCGTCGGCTACGACCCCGACAAGCTCGTGGGCCTGATCCTCGGCGTCGCGCCCATCGAGGACTTCGCGTACGCGATCGCCGCCCTCGTGCTGCTGCCCGCGGTCTGGTACCTGCTGCGCCGGCGTCGCGCCGTCTCCGGGATCGAAGCGCATGAGTGA
- a CDS encoding prenyltransferase, translating into MSDVRVRPGAAEMLRTIALSSRPLSWVNTAFPFAAAYLTVTREVDLTAILGIIYFLIPYNLAMYGINDVFDYESDMRNPRKGGVEGAVLARAMHRPVLIAVLVTNVPFLVYLVAVGSAASIAVLAVSVFAVIAYSLKGLRFKERPVLDSLTSSTHFTSPAVYGIVLAGGAFTPALWAILVAFFLWGVASHAFGAVQDIVADREGGISSIATVLGGAVTVRIAVLAYAAAGVAMLFTGLPGIIAAVLVIPYILSTAPFWSIRDEDAGAANRGWRRFLGLNFLSGFVVTMLLIAYWLTNA; encoded by the coding sequence ATGAGTGACGTGCGCGTGCGGCCGGGCGCCGCGGAGATGCTGCGCACCATCGCGCTGTCGTCGCGACCCCTCTCGTGGGTGAACACGGCGTTCCCGTTCGCGGCCGCGTACCTCACGGTGACGCGCGAGGTCGACCTGACGGCGATCCTCGGCATCATCTACTTCCTCATCCCGTACAACCTCGCGATGTACGGCATCAACGACGTCTTCGACTACGAGTCCGACATGCGGAACCCGCGCAAGGGCGGCGTGGAGGGCGCGGTGCTCGCGCGCGCCATGCACCGGCCGGTGCTCATCGCGGTGCTCGTCACGAACGTGCCGTTCCTCGTCTACCTCGTGGCCGTGGGATCCGCGGCCAGCATCGCGGTGCTCGCCGTGAGCGTCTTCGCCGTGATCGCGTACTCGCTCAAGGGCCTCCGCTTCAAGGAGCGGCCGGTGCTCGACTCGCTCACGTCCAGCACGCACTTCACGTCTCCCGCGGTCTACGGGATCGTGCTCGCGGGCGGCGCGTTCACGCCCGCGCTGTGGGCGATCCTCGTCGCGTTCTTCCTGTGGGGGGTCGCGTCGCACGCGTTCGGCGCGGTGCAGGACATCGTCGCCGACCGCGAGGGCGGCATCTCCTCCATCGCGACCGTGCTCGGCGGGGCCGTGACCGTGCGGATCGCCGTGCTCGCCTACGCCGCGGCCGGGGTCGCGATGCTCTTCACGGGGCTGCCGGGGATCATCGCGGCCGTGCTCGTGATCCCGTACATCCTCAGCACCGCGCCGTTCTGGTCGATCCGGGACGAGGACGCGGGAGCCGCGAACCGCGGCTGGCGCCGGTTCCTCGGCCTCAACTTCCTCTCCGGCTTCGTGGTGACGATGCTCCTCATCGCGTACTGGCTCACGAACGCCTGA
- a CDS encoding LysR family transcriptional regulator, which translates to MDADPTALRHFAAVADELHFARAAKALNVSRIAVSRSILDLEALWGVELFVRDDGPTRLSPAGEDRLVAARAAIAAEDARLAAEAAAPPRGLVVAIVPGVTVAKWTRAWDERVADVPLRVVPLAEPDAAPALVDGSADVAFLRLPVDGRGLTIVPLYGEVQVAILPKEHAHATSDAIAIADLAEDLLLQPAEQVPGWPGRTAGADPVPMPEDVAAAVELVAAGVGFVVVPHALGRLHARKDVVAVPVHDLPETRIAVAWREGDASPDIEELVGIVRGRTAASSRSQRDDDERDRRKPTAAQKTARKAAGKAGAPGAKGGSKPAPKGGGKRTPPPRGQRRGR; encoded by the coding sequence GTGGACGCCGACCCGACCGCCCTCCGGCACTTCGCCGCCGTCGCCGACGAGCTGCACTTCGCCCGCGCCGCGAAGGCCCTCAACGTCTCGCGCATCGCCGTGAGCCGGTCGATCCTCGACCTCGAGGCGCTCTGGGGCGTCGAGCTGTTCGTGCGCGACGACGGCCCCACGCGCCTCAGCCCCGCGGGCGAGGACCGGCTCGTCGCGGCCCGCGCCGCGATCGCCGCCGAGGACGCCCGCCTGGCCGCGGAGGCCGCCGCGCCGCCGCGCGGTCTCGTCGTCGCGATCGTGCCGGGCGTCACCGTCGCCAAGTGGACCCGCGCCTGGGACGAGCGCGTCGCCGACGTGCCGCTGCGGGTCGTGCCGCTCGCCGAGCCGGACGCGGCGCCCGCCCTGGTGGACGGATCCGCGGACGTCGCGTTCCTCCGCCTCCCCGTCGACGGGCGCGGCCTCACGATCGTGCCGCTCTACGGCGAGGTGCAGGTCGCGATCCTGCCCAAGGAGCACGCGCACGCCACGTCCGACGCGATCGCGATCGCCGACCTCGCCGAGGACCTGCTCCTGCAGCCGGCCGAGCAGGTGCCGGGCTGGCCCGGGCGCACGGCGGGCGCGGATCCCGTCCCCATGCCCGAGGACGTCGCCGCGGCCGTCGAGCTGGTCGCCGCGGGCGTCGGCTTCGTGGTGGTGCCGCACGCGCTCGGCCGGCTGCACGCGCGCAAGGACGTCGTCGCGGTGCCGGTGCACGACCTGCCGGAGACGCGGATCGCCGTGGCCTGGCGCGAGGGCGACGCCTCCCCCGACATCGAGGAGCTCGTGGGCATCGTCCGCGGGCGCACCGCCGCGAGCTCCCGGTCGCAGCGCGACGACGACGAGCGTGATCGCCGGAAGCCCACCGCCGCGCAGAAGACCGCGCGCAAGGCCGCGGGCAAGGCGGGCGCCCCGGGCGCGAAGGGCGGATCGAAGCCCGCGCCGAAGGGCGGCGGCAAGCGCACTCCCCCGCCGCGCGGCCAGCGGCGCGGGCGCTAG
- a CDS encoding DUF5997 family protein → MTSPGSSQTMKAATAAKKLGVHLPATPVEFQESTPSRAELAEMHENPPEWLATLLRDGPHPRQVIAGKLGVSIAGLARGGVDEALTTAQIKELLQAPPQWLVQERATQAEVREEQIRVKNRDAGRAAMAAERDRQEGTDGSRR, encoded by the coding sequence ATGACGAGCCCCGGATCCAGCCAGACGATGAAGGCCGCCACCGCGGCGAAGAAGCTGGGCGTGCACCTGCCGGCGACCCCCGTGGAGTTCCAGGAGTCGACCCCGTCCCGCGCCGAGCTCGCCGAGATGCACGAGAACCCGCCCGAGTGGCTCGCCACGCTGCTGCGCGACGGCCCGCACCCGCGCCAGGTCATCGCCGGCAAGCTCGGCGTCTCCATCGCCGGCCTCGCCCGCGGCGGCGTCGACGAGGCGCTCACCACCGCCCAGATCAAGGAGCTGCTGCAGGCCCCGCCGCAGTGGCTCGTGCAGGAGCGCGCGACGCAGGCCGAGGTGCGCGAGGAGCAGATCCGCGTGAAGAACCGCGACGCCGGCCGCGCCGCGATGGCCGCCGAGCGCGACCGCCAGGAGGGCACGGACGGCTCGCGCCGCTGA
- a CDS encoding helix-turn-helix domain-containing protein codes for MPTTLSASSVPSSEIDALRHLQQSLPEESELGRVLGKLSEGLSHGVSMTVASDDDVLTPSKAAAILGISRTHLYKILDAGVLPFHVVGERDRRISMSDVNEYNLKVLSFGRSDAESVARRAAMEDDILDAMT; via the coding sequence ATGCCCACGACTCTTTCCGCTTCCTCTGTCCCCTCTTCGGAGATTGATGCTCTTCGTCACTTACAGCAGTCGCTGCCGGAAGAGTCCGAGCTGGGTCGGGTACTTGGAAAGTTGAGCGAAGGGCTGTCGCACGGCGTCAGCATGACCGTTGCAAGCGATGATGACGTGCTCACTCCGTCGAAGGCCGCAGCCATTTTGGGCATCAGTCGCACGCACCTCTATAAGATCCTTGACGCTGGGGTGTTGCCCTTCCACGTCGTAGGTGAGCGGGACCGTCGGATCTCCATGAGCGACGTTAACGAGTACAACTTGAAAGTGCTCTCGTTCGGGCGATCTGACGCCGAGTCTGTTGCGCGCCGTGCCGCGATGGAGGACGACATACTCGATGCGATGACCTGA
- a CDS encoding DUF3039 domain-containing protein, which produces MSIERRVTLRCLTEDLVADWASIEHHRAALDLRAIVKAAQQGGARRSDVARQIRSLPRLHLFAHPIISSFSSAFAAEGSEVARESVSGLKNPHWWKQKSTRWRGAATDHSLVGTDQVWLCGAGIRAAGEDRDFYSSFMQTITRSGPEAFLPNAEDKLLQKIDKQVSSLDGWKVSLHGAILVLLSTCVDALAHGYDACAGPVDIPSSDPERPDDVVARVELSISRETVGDEDLIEAFLTVAVVDRADVLEADLASQLARAALQPHAEEWRQTPYVGDSFAYSALIDQSTLSKANTLRSTGVLSPDESPDGLLLGVHAHYATESRLVDAQVEGAAVRALCGYWFVPTADHTGLETCAKCVDRHAALPI; this is translated from the coding sequence ATGTCAATCGAGCGTCGCGTTACACTCCGTTGCTTGACCGAAGACCTTGTCGCGGACTGGGCTTCCATCGAGCATCATCGGGCCGCACTGGATCTGCGTGCAATCGTAAAGGCGGCACAGCAAGGCGGCGCCAGGCGTTCGGATGTGGCACGTCAAATCAGGTCTTTACCGCGATTGCATTTGTTTGCCCATCCAATCATCTCGTCCTTTAGTTCTGCCTTTGCAGCTGAAGGTAGCGAAGTGGCTCGCGAAAGCGTTTCCGGGCTAAAGAACCCGCACTGGTGGAAGCAAAAAAGTACGCGCTGGCGCGGGGCAGCTACAGATCACAGTTTGGTCGGAACGGATCAAGTGTGGCTTTGCGGCGCGGGCATTCGCGCAGCCGGTGAAGACCGTGATTTCTACTCAAGTTTTATGCAGACAATCACCCGTTCTGGACCGGAGGCTTTCCTCCCAAACGCTGAAGATAAGCTATTACAGAAGATCGATAAGCAAGTATCATCGCTCGACGGGTGGAAAGTCTCTTTGCATGGTGCCATTTTGGTACTTCTCAGTACCTGCGTGGACGCTTTAGCGCATGGGTACGATGCGTGCGCGGGTCCCGTTGATATTCCTAGTAGTGATCCTGAGCGGCCTGATGATGTAGTCGCTCGCGTGGAACTCAGCATCTCCCGCGAAACGGTGGGAGATGAGGACCTTATTGAGGCCTTCCTTACAGTTGCCGTGGTCGATCGTGCCGATGTTTTGGAGGCCGACCTCGCGTCACAGCTGGCGAGGGCGGCCCTCCAGCCCCACGCCGAGGAATGGCGCCAGACTCCCTATGTGGGCGATTCCTTCGCATACTCGGCTCTAATAGATCAGAGTACTCTTAGTAAGGCGAATACACTACGTTCGACGGGAGTACTAAGTCCAGACGAGTCACCCGACGGGCTTTTATTGGGTGTTCACGCTCACTACGCGACGGAGTCGCGCCTCGTGGATGCGCAAGTTGAAGGAGCGGCCGTTAGGGCGCTTTGTGGGTATTGGTTTGTCCCTACGGCCGATCACACGGGATTGGAGACATGCGCAAAGTGCGTAGACCGTCACGCCGCACTTCCAATTTGA